A genomic region of Homo sapiens chromosome 4, GRCh38.p14 Primary Assembly contains the following coding sequences:
- the TXK gene encoding tyrosine-protein kinase TXK isoform X6, translated as MTRLRYPVGLMGSCLPATAGFSYEKWEIDPSELAFIKEIGSGQFGVVHLGEWRSHIQVAIKAINEGSMSEEDFIEEAKVMMKLSHSKLVQLYGVCIQRKPLYIVTEFMENGCLLNYLRENKGKLRKEMLLSVCQDICEGMEYLERNGYIHRDLAARNCLVSSTCIVKISDFGMTRYVLDDEYVSSFGAKFPIKWSPPEVFLFNKYSSKSDVWSFGVLMWEVFTEGKMPFENKSNLQVVEAISEGFRLYRPHLAPMSIYEVMYSCWHEKPEGRPTFAELLRAVTEIAETW; from the exons ATGACTCGTCTCCGATATCCAGTTGGGCTGATGGGCAGTTGTTTACCAGCCACAGCTGGGTTTAGCTACG AAAAGTGGGAGATAGATCCATCTGAGTTGGCTTTTATAAAGGAGATTGGAAGCGGTCAGTTTGGAGTGGTCCATTTAGGTGAATGGCGGTCACATATCCAGGTAGCTATCAAGGCCATCAATGAAGGCTCCATGTCTGAAGAGGATTTCATTGAAGAGGCCAAAGTGATGAT GAAATTATCTCATTCAAAGCTAGTGCAACTTTATGGAGTCTGTATACAGCGGAAGCCCCTTTACATTGTGACAGAGTTCATGGAAAATGGCTGCCTGCTTAACTATCTCAGGGAGAATAAAGGAAAGCTTAGGAAGGAAATGCTACTGAGTGTATGCCAGGATATATGTGAAGGAATGGAATATCTGGAGAGGAATGGCTATATTCATAGGGATTTG GCGGCAAGGAATTGTTTGGTCAGTTCAACATGCATAGTAAAAATTTCAGACTTTGGAATGACAAG GTACGTTTTGGATGATGAGTATGTCAGTTCTTTTGGAGCCAAGTTCCCAATCAAGTGGTCCCctcctgaagtttttcttttcaataagtACAGCAGTAAATCTGATGTCTGGTCATTTG GAGTTTTAATGTGGGAAGtttttacagaaggaaaaatgcCTTTTGAAAATAAGTCAAATTTGCAAGTCGTGGAAGCTATTTCTGAAGGCTTCAGGCTATATCGCCCTCACCTGGCACCAATGTCCATATATGAAGTCATGTACAGCTGCTGGCATGAG AAACCTGAAGGCCGCCCTACATTTGCCGAGCTGCTGCGGGCTGTCACAGAGATTGCGGAAACCTGGTGA